In Companilactobacillus allii, one genomic interval encodes:
- a CDS encoding amino acid ABC transporter ATP-binding protein — translation MIEFRDVQKYYGKFHALKDINLKIDKGETVVLIGPSGSGKSTLARTVNGLETIEKGQLIVNGRDIADKGTDINRIRTDVGMVFQHFNLYANKDVLENVMLAPRIVLKLSEEENKKAAMALLDQVGLADKAHNMPSQISGGQAQRVAIARSLAMKPRCMLFDEPTSALDPEMIDDVLGVIKYVTSQSDMTSLIVTHEMGFAQEVANRVIFMADGQILEDDETNNFFEHPSNERASQFLGKIIKH, via the coding sequence ATGATTGAATTCCGTGATGTTCAAAAGTATTACGGCAAGTTCCACGCACTAAAGGACATTAACTTAAAAATCGACAAGGGAGAAACTGTAGTTTTGATTGGACCATCTGGTTCTGGTAAGAGTACTTTGGCTAGAACAGTCAATGGTTTGGAAACTATCGAAAAAGGCCAATTGATCGTTAATGGCCGAGATATCGCTGATAAGGGAACAGATATCAACCGTATCCGTACTGATGTCGGAATGGTTTTCCAACATTTTAATTTATATGCTAATAAAGATGTTTTAGAAAATGTAATGCTAGCTCCAAGAATCGTATTGAAATTGAGTGAAGAGGAAAACAAGAAGGCTGCTATGGCTTTACTAGACCAAGTTGGTTTGGCAGATAAAGCACATAATATGCCTTCACAGATCTCTGGTGGACAGGCACAACGTGTAGCCATCGCTAGATCACTAGCAATGAAGCCTCGTTGTATGCTCTTTGACGAACCTACAAGTGCGCTAGATCCAGAAATGATCGATGATGTACTTGGTGTTATCAAGTATGTTACAAGTCAAAGCGATATGACTTCACTTATCGTTACTCACGAAATGGGATTTGCTCAAGAAGTTGCTAACCGTGTTATTTTTATGGCTGATGGACAAATTCTAGAAGATGATGAGACTAATAATTTCTTTGAGCACCCATCAAATGAACGTGCTAGTCAATTCTTAGGTAAAATTATCAAGCATTAA